The Cervus elaphus chromosome 20, mCerEla1.1, whole genome shotgun sequence genomic interval ACAATGGGCTATCCCTGGGATCATTAAGagaaaaaatggtttttaaaaatcccctCTCAGGCTAAAAGTCTAGACTCAGCTGACACAGAGCTCTGCTAAAAAATCACCTCTCTTCTCTTTCAGAGACGGCGTAGTACAACAGGTTAAACAGTGAAAGGATTTTTCCccaaaagagcagataaaactaAAGACAGCAGCACTAGAAGGAAGGGTCACAACACTGGGCTGGGGTGGTGTCCTAACCAGGGGCACCTGGCGAGGAAGAGAGGCTAAAACTCAGCCCGCACTGGCCTTCAAGCAGCGTGCCTGGTGGAGCAGACGTGGCCCCCACTGCCACTAACCTCACACGGAAGGGTCGCGGGGGCAGCGTCGAGCAGTGCCAAGCAGTCCAACGCCCCAGAGCAATGCAAGCTGGTGTCCAGAGCCACCGGGAGCTGGAGGCCATCGTGCATGCCCCCTCGATACAATGCTGTGCTCTGGAAGGGCGGGGAGGAGTCTTGGTTTGTACAACGAAACATTTTCAGCTTTCCTGGTTTACTTTATGATGCCAGCTGCTCTGCCGCCCTCCCTTTGCTCACTCTATATTATCCTTTCTCTTACACTCCAGTTCTCCTTCCACAGAAGCCACACATTGACGAGCATACTAGGGATGGCAAGACAATAGCCCTCCGCCCACCCACAGAGGTTCTGCACTACCTCTAAATGTGCATCAGATCACAATTTTCCCTTCTCAGTAAGGACTCCTTTTTTTGGTTTCTCTCCTATTACCCCCCTAATCAGTTCTAAGATATAAAGAAATCTTCCTCTTCGCTTCCGGGATAGATGATCTTTCTTTACCTCCAGCGGCTCGTACCCTGTGTTGTATATTTCTGGGCCCACTTGCCTCCCACAGCCGTATCTTCTACCTGCTTCGCTCCCATATTCCACGTATTTCTCCCTCAATCATTACTCCTAGGAAGGAAAACCCTGTCAAATACATCTACTCTGGATATAATAAATCAGATTTAAAGAGCAGAAATTATTACATTGACAAGTATGGGGATTTTggtttgctttgttgttttctgtgtgtatgtagggggggcgggggggttaCACAAAACAATGACATCacgttttcatttgtttcaatgtTCTAAAAGTCTATTATGCTTTTTGTTGAATGCTCTGCTTCCATTTACCTGGCCACTAAAGAGCTATCTATCTCTAAGGCCTAAGATCACAGGCTCTATCCAACCCACAAAGCTATTTTATTTGGTCTGCAGGAAgttctttttcaaatgttgagcTTAGCCAATCTCTCAAAATCAGGAGATTTTTAAGTAATCCAGATTTCTGGCTTACAGCGAAGATCTGTCGAGACTGGCCCACATTCCCATATGGCAACAGTTGGCTGCTGAGCAGACTGGCTGAACAGGACCCCCTTGACAGGACCTGCATTTTCTGGTTCAGTCCAGgcctgccccccactcccccacccccatcagtcTACCCTGAGGTGAGTACCAGGTGCCGTAAGCCACCTCACGTGAGGCCCACTTCAGGCAGTGTTTGGTATATGCCTGAGACCATGGCTAATATCCAGCTCCAACTCTCTCTCTGGTTAGTGCAGAACTTACAGGGGTAATCAGAAAGTTTCTCCTTGGTACAGAATTTTCCAGGTACAATTCACAAGGAAAAGAACTTACAACtaagtaaaaaggaaaatgtcccatagtaaagaaatatttgtaaagcactaagttaaaaagaaagactgtatgtgtggtgtgtgcatgtaGGAAGAGGATTCACTGGGTAAGCTGTGTAACACTGCAGACCATTTTACAATTTGTAATTTATTATTGGctaaatattaatatgaaaaataaaaccgtTAAAGTAGAAACTCAGAGTGAATTCACTCCACTGAAATGACTATACTTGAacataaaaaaatctataaatgaaACAGACTATATATCACATAAATATATGGATATTTATTGATTCATTATTAACTCAGAGGATATGGGTATGATTGTCTTTAATTGCATATACTTGTGATagcatttattcagcaaacatttgcaTAAAACACCTTCCAAACAGTAGCTACGTCCTTTTATGTTTATGCACAGTAGTGTTGTAGAGTCAGATCTAATTAGGAGGAGGGCACTTACTTAGTGTGTGCTACTACAAGTGGCATTCTATTACCAGTATTGATGATAAAAGAGAACAGGGCTAGAGAAAGCACCAAAACAAGTGATTTTAAATTACTCTCTCAATTCCAGGATCAACTTGCATTCAAGCCATTTTACCGACAGGCTGGTATTTCTAAAACACTGCGCTGATGAGAGCTCTGGCCTGCAGAGCAGGGGGCCCCCAGCTCCCCTCTTCTCAGCTGTGAGCCCATTCTTCAGATATGGTTCGTAAACAAGGAGCAGGAACCAGACGAGCTGTGAGGTCTCTTTACGACTCAAAATCAGATTCactttttaaacagaaacattaatagtattataaaatgaagaaaaacaaacctaAGAGAAATGAGAGGAATGCCGTACATAAGAGAATGAGCTTTGAAATAAAGACTAGTTTCAAATTCCACTTCCACCActtccttgtgatttttttttttttttggaagatcaCATAACCTCTCAGGCCTCAGTTATGTCATCTCTAAAGTGGAAATAAGTCCATCTTCCACTCAGGACTGTTTTGCAGATCAAATGAGAATATATGTAAATTCCAGGGCACGGGTTTGGAATTATCAGTAAATGCCTAATAAATGATGGTTGTTATTACCTATAAGTATTCCATAAACTGTCCAATTACTTCTTGACCTAAGTTTAAAAAACTAGTTACAGATGATAATAAACTGATCTTAAAAGCTTATGAAGTAGGGTATCATTGCAAGAATCATGGGGGTCATTTTCGAAAGAATTTGAATATTCAAACATTTCTTAGAACTGGATTGGGAACAACCTTTAAAGAGAATGTGACTGATGGTGTTTCACGCCCAATGTGAAGGGCATGAATCTGTCTGGTCTCCGTTGAGCGAGCTCGGCAGAGGCAGCTTCCTGGAGGCTGACACCCTTGACGGAAGGGCCGTCTTACacttcctcctcctgcctgctCTGTAGACTTCACTGCAGTCTTGGTGATCTGTTGATGGTGAGATTTAGCAATGAGATTTATGGGTTGCTGTGGAAGTGAAGTCTTCTCTGGCAAAGTTCCTAACTAATACCAGCAAGCAgagaaggaaagtaaaaaaagctttttaagaaaagaagtgTTTACGATAGAATTGAACATCAATATGTGTGCTCTTTTCCCAACAGCAGGTGTCAAGAAGAGGAAACGGACATCTCAAACATCTCAGGAAGGCAGTAATTCCCAGACTTTTGATATCACAGACtagtaaaatttcaaaagaagacTGTCATAAAATTGCCAGATTTTAGAAGAAATCATACCAAAGACAAACCATCACCAGTCTTTCATAACCTATCAAAGTAAGCAAGATATCCCaaccaagatttttttaaaatcctttcaatTGAATAAACTTAGcactaaaattaaaactgaaaagccTGCTgcattctctttattcttttccacAGGCTGGTGTAACTGTCACTGTGCATTCACAATGGACCACAGGATGGTCCCCTCACGCCATCCAGTCCAGGAAGCAGCATCTCATGGAGCACCAAGGGCCACACAGTGGACCATCTGCTGTCTTGGTCATCATCTTCCAAGGACACAAATGTATCCTTAAAGCTCCTTGTTTATCTTAACTACCAAGTGTGAGTTGTCAGCCACTAATGTTTCAAAACTTCTCTAAGGTGTCAATACCCACCCTTTCTGTACAACTATGCAAGACGGTGGCTCTCAGTCTTGACTACACACCAGAATCACTTTGGAGTGATTTGGAGTATGTCATTGGTGTAGTATCACACTTAGCAGATTTCACATATCTTCAACGAGAAGACATTAAGAAATTACCATTCGTAGATGTCTTTTGAAGCAGATAGGACAGAAATCCTAGGTAACTTAATGCCAGGTTATCCAAACGAAACTTCACTCCCAGAGACTCTGACCCAAAAGATGCAGGGAAAGGTCTGGGCTCATGTAACTTTAAAACATTTCCCAGACTGATTCTGATGCCAGCCAGGGCTAAGCAAAACTATTTACATTATTTCCTGAATTTATGTTTTATAAGGCTTTAAGGAATGCACCTCTTCATGTACTCCTTCAGGTGTCAAATATCAACGCAGGGCCTGCTGTGGCAGGGGGGCGTTGGGGGGGGCACCAGGAAATCAGTGGCATAGAAGACAGATACATCTCTGCCTTCGCCACACTGACAGGGCACGGGAACAGGCAGACAAGGAAGCTGGCGGCTGAAATAGTACGTGGGAATAGGGGGAACAATCCAAGTTTCCTCTGTCCCTATCCTAGTGGTTTCATGGGCATCAGAATCATCTCCTCCTGGCTGTCTTCTTTCCAGATACTAGAAACTCTTATTTTTATCAGAAAAACAGATGGGCAAGgctctgtcctcatggagcttacattctggcAGGACTGTCTACCCTCTCTAGGTACATTACATTGGTCATTGCAGCTCTGGTGTCTCACCTAAAGTCAGGTGCCCATGCTTTGAACAAAGCACAGTAGAAACTCAATTATGactatgttttctgttttgtggcCAAAATCTTTCTGATGAAGCTTAGCACTTCCTGTCCTTTTTAATCTGCAACAAGTTGGGAAAacactgtaaaaatatttttgaagcccTTTCCTGGATTTTCCCACCAAAAACCATCTTATGACAACTCTGTAATTCCCCCCTTAATACCTGACCTCATATTTGCCCACAAAGAAACACACCTGCAAATCTTCTGATGACTAACATATCCTGGTGCAGtttccctggaataaatccccgTTGGTTAGCTATTTCATAATTCAGAAGAGTGCACTATCATCTGTAAACCTAGAAATTCCACTGTGTATTCCTTCTTTTTGAACAATTATGTAAATAAGTCCTAAGGGACCCTAGTGTTTACTCACCTTCAAGCAGAGTAATCTTCATCTTTAGCCTGTATCTGTGGTCTTTCATGCAGGTAGATTCTAATGCCTGCTCTATGACTATGTGTGTAAGCTGCCACTAACCACATCACCTCCCTaggcctcaatttcctcttctaCCAAATACAAGCACTGATCATTCCCATCTATTAAAAATTCTCTGCTTCTACTCAAAACTGATACACTGCACACTTAATTCCAAGGTGACTTCAACTCTGATACAGACTTTGAAAGTGTAAAAGGACAATTTCTAAGGATTTTCAAATATGTCCCCATGCACGAAATCTCTTAAATTCACAAAACACCAGTTCTTACAGGAATATTTTCATCTCCAGAGAATACAGACAGGTTTCCCATGTTGGCCACGCACTGAAGTGAGAGCAAGCAGACTGTACCATCCGGACAGGCAACACACCTGCAGTGGACTGGGCACAATGGACATTCCTAACAAAGGAGGTTACACGTGTTGGCTACGAGATCTGCAATTTTGTTCTAGCACTCTCAACACTACTGGATGGTGACCACCTGAACCAAGTAATTTACTTAAATCTAGTGTGCTGGACAGATCTAGAACATTTGGATAACCTGGCATTAAGTTACCAAGGATTTCTGTCCTATCCGCTTCAAAAGACATCCAAGGATGGTTGTTTCCTAATGTCTTCTCGTTGAAGATATGTGAAATCTGGTAAGTGTGACACCACACCAATGACATACTAAAGCTCCGTTCTAGGAGGAAGGCCTGTCTCTAAGaccccacctctctctccttccccaaaaGTAAATCTGTCACTAATTAAGTATTTCAGGCATTCTAgcgaaaaaagaagaaagaaaaaacttagCTAGGGTGGGAACAGACCTCATACATGGTTTTTGCCAATACCAGTTATTCCCCTATTTACCTCTTCACAAATTTCAAAAGCAACTCTGATTTGGCAAGCTTCAGATTTGCACAGAACATTAGCAATTCTCTTCCAGATGTCTAAATAGAATTACAAAGACCCCAGAGGATGGAGTATGGTTTTCAGAAGCTTACAACAGACTCAAATAATATCAAAAGGGCACTTCAGGTGCAAACATTAGCAAGAACTGAACTCCCCGTAGCTTGGCCACAAACACAAATTTCTCAGATGCCCTAAGCTTGGGGTTCATCAACCCCTGGAATTCCCCTCCATCACCCAGAACTCCCAGCTTTCAAATAGGACAAGCAGCGCCAAACAAAAGTACTGGGTTTCATGAAGTATTAATATTAAGTGACTACAAAGCTTTTGGCAAAGTCATCCTCCACTCCTCTCTCATATGATTAGAAAGCagaattaagattttaaaatctcaaaagaCTGGAAGACTGGACCAAAATAAATAGGACAGTACTGAACagggacaaaaacaaaacaaaaaacacccactcagcttctctctctctctctcacacacacacacacacacacacgcacacttgcACAATGAACACAGGATGCAACAGCTAATATGACAAATACCTGGGAGTTCTGACTGTCCAGACCCTAAACATGAGTCTGTGCTGGGCTGTTTTGTAAGCTTAAGCTGCAAAAAGTAGATAGATGTTTGTGCCTTGGTCTGAGGAAACAGCTGTCCTACTGTACTCTTTGTGGACCAGGTCAGGTCTCCATTAACATATTCAATTTCAGTCACCATAACTCTCCATAAAAGATGCTGACAAACTCAGGAGGCAGAAACCATGTCCCATGTAGAACTGTGAAAAGAATTAGGACTATTTTGCTTTGAGAAAATTTAATCGGCTGGAGTGGAAAGAAGGAAACATTATTCTGTCTTTGCGCCTTCGCAGGACTATCTGAGGAGGTGGGTCATTCCAGAGGAATAGAATCAACAGAACAAAGTTTCAGGGAAGCAGTCATCAGCTAATGATCATACACACAGTCCAAAGGCATGATGGCATGTCTTTGTAAGTAGAGAGGTCCCTGTATCTGGGGGTGTTTAAACAGATGCTGCCTCACAAATATAAGAGTTTACTAAAGAAGTTAGACCAAGACTTCTCTAAAATATCCAGTCTAACTCTGAGACTTCCCCATCTGCCAGGATCTCTCAAAAATGCCTTTTTCTCTGATTAGAAGTTGCTCAGATCCTAATCCGTTCAGGTCTGAGTGTAGCAGAAGTCCCCTCGATTGGCTTTCCAACTCACGGTTCTTCCTCACCTTTCAAAACCACCTCCTCCGAGGCCTGTTCTGAGATATAACTTCACTTCACAGTGGCTTCTACCTTCCCTATCAAGGCAGAGTTTCTCAACtttggcactactgacattttggatgGGATCATTCTTTGTAGTGGAGAACATTCTGCACACTGCAGGATGTTTAGCAAGATTCAGGGTCTCTGATCACTAGGTGTCAGTAATGCTTGCCTCCTAGCTAGGACAAGCAAAAATACAACTGTGTCCGGATATCCCAAATGTCTGCTGGGAGGCAAAGTAACCCCCTGTCGAAAACCACACTTCTTGAAGCAAATAATTAACACCACTGACTTGTGGTTCAAGTCTTCCACTAACTATATCCCCTCTACCTCCCTTCATCAGACATCTTCTCTGTTCCAGCCAGGCAAACCTATTTTTGACCCATGACACGCCTCAAAGCTTCCCCTAACACATGTGCCCTCCGTCTTCCACAAGACACAAACACTCCCAGCTGGCTCCAAACATCCTTTCCATCTCCGTATTCCTTGGCCTTCTAGACAAATGCAATCCCTTGCTTCTGGTGGTGGTCTCACATGGACCGTCTTACTTGCTTTCTATTAGTACAAGAATCCTCTCCTTGACTAAGGCACCCCAACACCCACTCAGGTTCTCTGCTTCCTgctggtactcaataaatattggctgGACTTTTCAGAATGTCAATATCAGCTCCAATGATACATGAAAATACATGAAATCCCTTACCGACTGCCATTTCAAAAACATATGTGATCAGGAGCACACGGGTTTGACAAAACTTTCATGTTTTCACAGTTAGTACCAATTTAATACCTACAGTACTGAGACTGAATCAAGTCTGACTTCCAAAATACAGCTATCAAAATAATTTAACTATTGGGACATCAAAGACAcagcaaactttttaaaaatcaaaaaaagtTCTGAACAATGTAAAAACTAGGGGGAGAAGGCCAAGTTTTGaccaagtttttaaaattctataaacCTTGGCTGAAAGAAAAAGATAGGAATATGGCTCAATACTTTCACTGTTGCATCATACACCACTCCACAGGATCATTAAGAGAATGGGGGACTGGGTCATGTAAGGACAGCTTCCTCTCCAACTTTCTAATGTGTTAGGTTTTAATCAACAAAGTACACACTCAGACGCCCTCAATAAAAATGAGACAAATCTAAGATAAAATGTTCAGATATATAAATAAACCATGCCAATTCAAGATTTTGGATTGCTTTTTTTCCCAGCTCCATGATTACCTAATCATTTCATGGGCTGCTCCCTTACCAGCCGACAGAGACCAAATACTTTGTCGGCACCTTATTCTACCTGATGTGTATCTCCAGATCTTTCCTATCTTGTTCTTGTATTCTAACAGCGTTTTAGTCAGTGGGTGTAGAAGACAAAAAAGAGAGGATTCTCACCCTGCGCTAGCTGATGGGAGGTGTCTGGTCAGTATTAACGAGCTGTAAAAATAAATGCTGCCTGAAGACCCCATTTATTGGGTATGGTGCAGAGTTCTTCCCACAGGTCTGTACCATGAAGAGGCCCCAGAACCCAGGAGGGGAAGATCTGAATCACAGTCATTCTTGGCACTTGGAAGCGCCCTTTGGTTGTTTACGAGGTAAACAGCCCTCCCCAGAACTGCAgacgggaattccctggctgcccAGACTCTTCCAACCTCCAGCACAGaacacataataggtgctcaataaacgcAGCCTGACTAGAATTTTATTAGCAAAGCTGCTAAAGAAAGTTTCCAGAAGTCAGCTTTCTCTTTACTCCTGAATCTCTTTCAAAATATGTCCTCAAAGCTTTCTTTGCCcaacaagaaatttttttttctaagtcaaggagaaggaaaggaggaaatctGCGAAACAGAAGGGATATATGAGTCCAAGGGGCTCAAGTTGGGCCGCATGGTCGGCTAGGGCTCCCCAGCACCTATTCACCCTCCTTCTGCTCAGCTCCTGAGCACTCCAACCTCTCACCTCTGCACTTCTTCTTTCCTGaaaccccacctccccaccttcTGACACAGACACCCCAACTGCGTATCCAAGTGGGGCCGCACACCCCACCTCTCCAGCAGGGACCTACCTCTCCTCCCCTCGACCTGAGGCAGCTCTTCTTTACTGCAGCTGgctttttaagaaactaaaaaaactCATCCCTTTATCCGTGAGGGATACCCCCAAATAAAGGGGGGAGAGAAACAGGAAGGCCCCTAGGAACCCTCCAGGCAGCGGAGGTGTGATTCTCTGAGCAGCCACCCCCAATCCTCCTCCTTTCCAAGCCCCTGGAAGGGATTCGCGCAGAAGTCCGGCTCCCAAGTGCCCACGCTTCCAAACAAGCTAGAAGCGGATTATACCGGTACCCAACCCGGAGATGGCCCGCGGCGGGCTGGGTGCACCTGCGGGCCCCCGGCTCCCTCCCCCTCGCGCTGGGGGCGGGGCGCGCCCTCActtcccagcccagcccaccccGCGCgggaaggaggcgggaggggaggcGTTTCTGGAGAAGTTGAAGGGCTCACCTTCTGGGCAGCGGGCCAGCGAGGCCAGACACCAAACACCCACCTCCGGGAAGAATCAGCGGAGCCGTAACCGGGTCTCCCCGCCCTTCCGATGGGGCGGAGGGAGGCGAGAGAAGGGAGCGCGCGTGGCGGGGAGCCGGAGAGAGGCGGTCGCAGGCCGGCACGGTCCTCCCACGGGGCCCACTCCGCGGCTCCGGCGCCCGCCGCTCAGATTGCCGAAAGCGGAACGATCTTCGGGGACCGAGGCTAGCGCTCGGCCCGGCCCGCTGGCCGCCCGCGTCCCCCAGCCCGCGAGGTCCCAGCCACAGCCTCCGCTCGGGCCGCGGCGCCGCGGGGCAGGTCGCCGGCGCCGGGGTGGCGCGTGTCGGCTGCGGCGCGGCTCCACCGGCACAGTCCCCGGCCCCTGCCCGGGAGAGGCGCGCACCAACCTTGGGGGGCAGCCCGGGCAGCTTTGGCCGCCTAGCCCCGGCTTAGGCGGAGGCGGGAGGTGGCGGCATCACCTGCGGCGTGCGGCTACTGCTGCTCCCGGACGCGCCGGGGCGGCGGAGGCGCGCGGCGCCCTGCACCCTGCTCCCGCGGCCCCGCCCGCGGCTGCCACCTCGAAGCGCGGCGGAGGAGCCGGGGCACCacgggcggcggcagcggcggcgacGGGAGCAGCAGCACATGACTCTGTAACGGGGGGAATTAGACAAAGCGTAACATGGACTCCGGGCCCGTGCAGGCGCTGCAGCTTCGGGACCAACCGCAGCCGGCGAGCGCCGC includes:
- the LOC122676765 gene encoding translation initiation factor IF-2-like, whose amino-acid sequence is MARGGLGAPAGPRLPPPRAGGGARPHFPAQPTPRGKEAGGEAFLEKLKGSPSGQRASEARHQTPTSGKNQRSRNRVSPPFRWGGGRREKGARVAGSRREAVAGRHGPPTGPTPRLRRPPLRLPKAERSSGTEASARPGPLAARVPQPARSQPQPPLGPRRRGAGRRRRGGACRLRRGSTGTVPGPCPGEARTNLGGQPGQLWPPSPGLGGGGRWRHHLRRAATAAPGRAGAAEARGALHPAPAAPPAAATSKRGGGAGAPRAAAAAATGAAAHDSVTGGIRQSVTWTPGPCRRCSFGTNRSRRAPPLALPQPMGAGPGLHVMASSLPPRLSGAGGRGASAAGLADRREGWRVRWPGVGHWRREAAAPRAGAPGGVGAAAGARRPPSCSSVKCPPGPGTMPAPNVARRARVHLRHLHPSWGYPVSWTSDSRFFTG